One Bacillota bacterium genomic region harbors:
- a CDS encoding S-layer homology domain-containing protein, producing MKKIRVIVISAVIATILMANYLTMVASEEESVPEPGYRVEKIEAVTWEEDEEATTTGFRKTPLKERLRTITESEVKETVSRFVDVDNHWGRDCIGKLALLEIVAGYGNGNFGPEDTLKVDEFIKMTLRSMGYKVEEGTGYWAEPYIKLAKEENLIEENEFSDYRRPIRREEAARIVVKAVLKEEEAPIPNHTSYAKRRIPDYEEIGDNYKQHVLYSYSLGLITGVGNGVFMPKKNLTRAEGSTIIIRAIDENSRIPMKPEDSETVTVWNNLYKREYVIYPPLKPEIIDVIRVMKIAATKSKVSALMHFNIENSMVGVAFYNNEEDYQKGTIFKSGSFSISLADWDLNRGSGYEIAIFEPDKVKELHREAYVELFNYLFEKDADRAIKEFDYYLDIKDGRELKKEMKFNGRRTIFAKFQGEKGFGMGIAVKDN from the coding sequence ATGAAAAAAATACGTGTAATAGTTATTTCAGCAGTAATTGCAACTATACTAATGGCCAATTACTTAACAATGGTGGCATCCGAAGAAGAAAGCGTACCTGAGCCTGGGTACAGGGTCGAAAAAATAGAAGCTGTAACCTGGGAAGAAGATGAAGAAGCAACCACAACCGGTTTTAGGAAAACACCGTTAAAAGAGAGGTTGAGGACTATAACGGAATCGGAAGTGAAGGAAACGGTAAGCAGGTTTGTCGATGTGGACAATCACTGGGGCAGGGATTGCATAGGTAAACTGGCCCTGCTGGAGATAGTTGCCGGATATGGCAACGGGAATTTTGGCCCGGAAGATACTCTTAAAGTGGACGAATTTATAAAGATGACGCTGAGGTCAATGGGGTACAAGGTGGAAGAAGGGACGGGATACTGGGCAGAGCCGTATATAAAGCTGGCAAAAGAGGAAAATCTTATCGAGGAAAATGAGTTCAGCGACTACAGGAGGCCAATCAGGAGGGAAGAAGCCGCAAGGATAGTGGTTAAGGCAGTGTTGAAGGAAGAAGAAGCACCCATACCAAACCATACAAGCTATGCGAAGCGCAGGATACCGGACTATGAGGAAATAGGGGATAACTATAAGCAACACGTGTTGTATTCTTATAGCCTCGGACTTATAACAGGTGTGGGCAACGGTGTATTTATGCCCAAGAAGAACCTGACAAGGGCAGAGGGCAGTACCATCATAATAAGGGCAATAGACGAAAACTCAAGAATACCGATGAAGCCGGAAGATAGCGAAACGGTAACTGTTTGGAATAACCTTTATAAAAGGGAATACGTGATATATCCACCTTTGAAGCCTGAGATAATAGACGTGATACGGGTTATGAAAATTGCTGCCACAAAAAGCAAGGTAAGCGCACTTATGCATTTTAATATAGAAAACAGTATGGTGGGAGTAGCTTTTTACAACAACGAAGAAGATTATCAGAAAGGCACAATATTTAAATCAGGTAGTTTCAGCATAAGCCTGGCTGATTGGGATTTAAACAGAGGGAGTGGATACGAAATTGCCATATTTGAGCCTGACAAGGTGAAAGAGCTTCACAGGGAAGCATACGTCGAGTTGTTCAATTACTTGTTTGAAAAAGACGCAGACAGGGCAATAAAGGAATTCGACTACTACCTTGACATAAAAGACGGCAGAGAATTAAAAAAAGAGATGAAGTTTAATGGCAGGAGGACAATCTTTGCAAAGTTTCAAGGTGAAAAGGGTTTTGGAATGGGAATAGCAGTAAAGGATAATTAA
- a CDS encoding FHA domain-containing protein, whose protein sequence is MINTLKNGVSFGYERDDFASYLVIKAEDEGKIVNYQVEMIVNNKIPGLLPVYVRRKNNETYFYYNITSKITLLQFLNRVKIRKEELINILLQITEIMLTGMNFLLYNKCFILQENYIYINPATYEVYLLYLPVPDDTDVNRTLRNFIINLIIYSADIADENTSDNYIQKILNYVKCETFNVSDFNRLLVRLGNGEAEETQQEDELWEANGKDKVNEMAKNTSCNKSRVKQGGFRLTQRNSALTIAAMSQLIIILLVLSSRNLLKLLGGDIKTAYIAVGLIIIAIEILIFKNLFERKKTERIKGDTGRKSNGIYNMRMRVNSVDAGTDIDTADYMDTVRSKDLADNMADSMDVAGNMDNAGDIGVVGVIDTTSAMDIGAGINTDYGSNTVLLAVEKEEKPFLRYVGDGFIEETVVSKEDFLIGRLQGQVDYVIKNSAVGKIHAQIISREGKYYIKDLNSRNGTFINEVKINSNTEYEIKDGDRIAFANSDHIFILR, encoded by the coding sequence ATGATAAATACTTTAAAAAACGGGGTAAGCTTTGGCTATGAACGGGATGATTTTGCTAGCTATCTGGTAATTAAAGCAGAAGATGAAGGTAAAATTGTTAATTACCAGGTTGAAATGATCGTAAATAATAAAATCCCCGGCTTGTTGCCTGTGTATGTAAGGCGAAAGAACAATGAAACATATTTTTATTATAATATAACTTCAAAAATTACTCTTTTACAATTTCTCAACAGGGTGAAGATAAGAAAAGAGGAGCTTATAAATATACTGCTGCAAATTACTGAAATAATGCTTACAGGCATGAATTTTCTTTTATACAATAAATGCTTTATTCTCCAGGAAAACTACATATATATAAACCCTGCAACTTATGAAGTCTACCTTTTATACTTGCCGGTCCCGGATGATACGGATGTTAACCGGACATTGAGAAATTTTATTATTAATCTGATAATATACTCTGCTGATATTGCAGATGAAAACACTTCCGACAACTATATCCAAAAAATTCTGAATTATGTAAAATGCGAAACCTTTAATGTTTCGGATTTTAACAGGCTATTGGTACGGTTGGGCAATGGAGAAGCTGAAGAAACTCAACAGGAAGATGAGCTTTGGGAAGCGAACGGAAAGGATAAAGTAAATGAAATGGCCAAGAATACATCTTGCAATAAATCCCGGGTTAAACAAGGAGGCTTTCGACTTACACAACGCAACTCTGCCCTTACTATTGCAGCCATGTCACAGCTAATCATAATTTTGCTGGTTTTATCAAGCAGGAATTTACTTAAATTATTAGGAGGCGATATTAAAACTGCATATATTGCTGTAGGGCTTATTATTATTGCAATAGAAATACTTATTTTTAAAAACTTGTTCGAGAGAAAGAAAACTGAAAGGATAAAGGGAGATACCGGTAGAAAAAGTAACGGCATATATAATATGAGAATGAGAGTAAATTCAGTGGATGCAGGAACTGATATAGATACAGCAGACTATATGGATACAGTAAGAAGTAAAGATTTAGCGGATAATATGGCGGATAGTATGGATGTGGCAGGAAATATGGATAACGCAGGTGATATAGGTGTGGTAGGTGTTATTGATACAACAAGTGCTATGGATATTGGGGCAGGTATTAATACGGATTATGGAAGCAATACTGTCCTGCTGGCAGTAGAAAAAGAGGAAAAACCGTTTCTAAGGTATGTGGGAGATGGGTTTATAGAAGAGACGGTTGTGAGTAAAGAAGATTTCCTGATAGGAAGATTACAAGGGCAGGTTGATTATGTTATCAAAAACAGTGCTGTAGGGAAAATACATGCTCAAATAATAAGCCGTGAGGGCAAGTATTATATAAAAGACCTTAATTCAAGGAACGGGACATTTATAAACGAAGTAAAAATTAACAGTAATACGGAGTATGAAATAAAGGACGGGGATAGGATCGCTTTTGCTAATAGTGACCACATTTTTATATTGCGATAA
- a CDS encoding AAA family ATPase: MLRLSLTIADKDKAYVESLVGFLMDKHPHKFQVNFFTNEEYLRDFLSKNVEKTGILLITPDFYDNLKSNAWESNIPEYKIRMPVLILLTDNESLSASCTLNTVYKYQHGDKLVSDIIRIYESQCKNMELPLKDVEKRGLEGINKTKVISVYSPAGGAGKTTIAVNACIQCAREGMRVFYLNFENISSEPCFFNCNFKDGSCENFSSIIFAIKEKDKNLHVKIEGIKFSDAAYNIHYIPPSDSALEMEEMLPDEVKYLLHQITLTGYYDIIFVDLNSSLNEKNMAVMEESDEVILIHAPDLVSKQKVISFYKELQIYRQKKGLNLHDKIVLAVNKYDDSIPKEIKDDIDEICTIMGITQYFKIPVNNQAMDYQGDYHGSYIRSKAGELNSFNKELRKLVSKYTKGTTTGRSR; the protein is encoded by the coding sequence ATGTTAAGATTAAGCTTGACAATCGCAGATAAAGATAAAGCGTATGTAGAAAGTCTTGTGGGGTTTTTGATGGATAAGCACCCACATAAATTTCAGGTGAATTTCTTTACCAATGAGGAGTATCTTAGGGATTTTCTTTCAAAAAATGTAGAAAAAACAGGTATACTCCTTATTACTCCAGACTTTTATGACAATTTGAAATCTAATGCTTGGGAATCTAATATCCCTGAATATAAGATTAGGATGCCTGTTTTAATCCTGTTGACCGACAATGAATCTCTTTCAGCATCCTGTACCCTTAACACTGTTTACAAATATCAGCATGGTGATAAATTGGTGAGCGATATTATACGCATATATGAAAGTCAGTGTAAAAATATGGAATTACCACTAAAAGATGTGGAAAAAAGAGGATTGGAGGGGATAAATAAAACAAAAGTAATCTCGGTTTATTCTCCTGCCGGAGGTGCAGGAAAAACTACAATTGCTGTAAATGCATGTATTCAATGTGCCCGGGAGGGGATGAGGGTGTTTTATCTTAATTTCGAAAATATAAGTTCAGAGCCTTGCTTCTTTAATTGTAATTTTAAGGACGGGTCCTGTGAGAATTTTTCCAGCATTATATTTGCCATTAAAGAAAAGGATAAAAACCTCCATGTAAAAATTGAGGGAATTAAGTTCAGTGATGCTGCGTATAACATCCATTATATACCGCCTTCCGATAGTGCCCTGGAAATGGAAGAAATGCTACCGGATGAAGTTAAATATTTACTCCACCAGATAACATTGACAGGATATTATGATATTATTTTTGTTGACTTAAACAGCTCTCTGAATGAAAAAAACATGGCTGTAATGGAAGAAAGTGACGAGGTTATATTGATTCATGCTCCGGATTTGGTGTCGAAGCAGAAAGTTATAAGTTTTTATAAGGAACTTCAGATTTACCGGCAAAAGAAAGGCTTAAACTTACATGATAAAATAGTATTGGCAGTAAACAAATATGACGATAGCATTCCCAAAGAAATTAAGGATGATATTGATGAAATATGCACAATTATGGGAATTACCCAATATTTTAAAATTCCCGTCAATAATCAGGCCATGGATTACCAGGGGGATTACCATGGTTCATACATAAGGAGTAAAGCAGGAGAATTAAATAGTTTTAACAAAGAATTGCGCAAATTAGTGAGTAAATATACTAAAGGTACTACTACAGGTAGAAGCAGGTGA
- a CDS encoding pilus assembly protein TadB yields the protein MQNTDYNIYIMSTKEKFFNIIKVVPLIYLLSYLFYKSHILSIIFSLGALFYPSFKVKKIIKKRKEELNIQFKDMLYSLQSSLWAGKPIELAFGEVVKDLRILYPDPATYIILESSCIVKKIEMNKTVESAIQNFAERSGVDDIKDFAEVLQICKRTGGNLVEVVKRTTCIINDRIEMEQDINTMLAKRNLERKVLNIMPVMVLALLSITAGDYIGPVYTTIAGRIVMTLAALLLVVAYLISKKIMDIEM from the coding sequence ATGCAAAATACAGACTATAATATATATATAATGTCTACAAAAGAGAAGTTCTTTAATATCATAAAGGTTGTGCCTCTGATTTATCTTTTAAGCTATTTATTCTATAAAAGCCATATATTAAGTATTATATTTAGCCTTGGGGCATTATTTTATCCAAGTTTTAAGGTAAAAAAGATAATAAAAAAAAGGAAGGAAGAACTAAATATCCAGTTTAAGGATATGCTTTACTCCCTCCAATCTTCCTTATGGGCAGGAAAACCTATCGAACTTGCCTTTGGAGAAGTGGTGAAAGACCTCCGGATCCTGTATCCTGATCCTGCCACCTATATTATACTGGAAAGCTCTTGCATAGTAAAAAAAATTGAAATGAATAAAACAGTAGAGTCTGCCATTCAAAATTTTGCGGAAAGGTCCGGTGTTGATGATATCAAGGATTTTGCGGAGGTACTGCAGATTTGTAAAAGGACAGGAGGAAATCTTGTTGAAGTGGTTAAAAGAACAACATGCATTATTAACGACCGGATCGAAATGGAACAGGATATTAATACAATGCTTGCCAAAAGGAACCTTGAGAGAAAAGTATTGAATATTATGCCTGTTATGGTTTTGGCACTTCTTTCAATTACTGCCGGAGATTATATTGGTCCTGTATACACCACTATAGCCGGGAGGATTGTAATGACATTAGCGGCGTTGTTGCTTGTTGTAGCATATCTTATATCAAAAAAGATAATGGATATAGAAATGTAA
- a CDS encoding CpaF family protein, giving the protein MSMCNLINEIKAIVSDRVDIRSNISDAEIRELITGVVFEKSRQSYLSIKEKQEIVESVFNSMRRLGILQPLIDDCSITEIMINGPDNIFIERQGSVHKLDIRFENEENLEDIIQSIVSKANRVVNEASPIVDARLKDGSRVNVVLKPIALNGPVMTIRKFPSEPVTMEKLMELGSITLEGVQFLKNLVKAKYNIFICGGAGSGKTTFLNALSNFISEDERIITIEDSAELQITGIKNLVRLETRNENMEGKGRISIRDLIKTSLRMRPERIIVGEVRGEEALDMLQAMNTGHDGSLSTGHGNSPKDMLNRLETMVLSAAPLPLQAIRQQIASAIEIIVHLSRMRDKSRKTLEITEVAGIKEGQIVLNPLFIFEDEGDTEDGMVKGSLRRTGNEMVRKAKFKGAGIKV; this is encoded by the coding sequence ATGTCAATGTGCAATCTTATAAACGAAATAAAAGCTATAGTAAGTGATAGAGTGGATATTAGATCAAATATTTCTGATGCCGAGATTAGAGAACTGATTACCGGTGTAGTATTTGAAAAATCGCGACAGTCTTATCTTAGTATAAAAGAAAAGCAGGAGATTGTGGAATCTGTTTTTAACTCTATGAGAAGGTTGGGTATTTTGCAGCCACTTATTGACGACTGCTCTATAACTGAAATTATGATAAATGGGCCGGATAATATTTTTATAGAAAGACAGGGAAGTGTACATAAGCTGGACATTAGGTTTGAAAATGAAGAAAACCTTGAAGATATAATCCAGTCCATAGTTTCAAAAGCAAATAGGGTGGTGAATGAAGCTTCGCCAATTGTTGATGCTAGGCTTAAGGACGGTTCTAGGGTAAATGTGGTTTTAAAACCCATAGCACTGAATGGACCGGTCATGACAATCCGAAAGTTTCCAAGTGAGCCTGTAACAATGGAAAAACTTATGGAATTGGGTTCTATCACCCTGGAAGGGGTACAATTTTTAAAGAATCTCGTAAAAGCAAAATACAACATTTTTATTTGCGGAGGTGCAGGGTCTGGTAAAACTACGTTTTTAAATGCTCTATCGAATTTTATTTCCGAAGATGAAAGGATTATTACTATAGAAGACTCTGCAGAACTTCAAATAACGGGCATTAAAAACCTGGTCAGGTTGGAAACAAGAAATGAAAACATGGAGGGTAAAGGAAGAATAAGCATAAGGGACCTTATTAAGACTTCCCTCAGAATGAGGCCTGAAAGGATAATTGTAGGAGAAGTAAGGGGAGAAGAAGCCCTAGACATGTTACAAGCTATGAATACCGGACATGACGGCTCGTTATCTACGGGGCATGGAAACTCTCCGAAAGATATGTTGAACAGGCTTGAAACTATGGTGTTGAGCGCAGCACCTTTACCCCTCCAGGCAATACGCCAGCAGATCGCCTCTGCCATTGAAATAATAGTACACCTTTCCAGGATGAGGGATAAATCCAGGAAAACCCTGGAAATAACTGAAGTGGCCGGTATTAAGGAAGGCCAAATAGTATTAAATCCCTTATTTATATTTGAGGATGAGGGAGATACTGAAGACGGGATGGTAAAAGGTTCTCTTAGAAGGACCGGTAATGAAATGGTAAGAAAGGCTAAATTTAAAGGGGCAGGTATTAAGGTATAA
- a CDS encoding type II secretion system F family protein: protein MKKEGIRMGIGMVIGVFVLLLAVIALYSISAGKYDAFIKPLDKKQYKLIKKFLPIGLYIMDRIRYKYATRYDKLLLVKITEIYGAKAAGYHLKIHWANKIVIFIFGLFAVAFIGSGINVDEGSGIDFTYIVFSLFFLACIVFLHDRELEKRLKKRRLSIQMDFPGFLNKLTLLVNAGLTIRRAWEKIAEENNKDSDFYKEVGIVIGEINAGKPELKAYEDFARRCRMAEVARFITIILQNIRKGNDELVSILRVLSNESWEMRKNVAKKLGEEASTKMVIPLMLMFIAILIIVATPAILSISQM from the coding sequence ATAAAAAAGGAGGGAATTAGGATGGGAATTGGAATGGTTATAGGAGTTTTTGTCCTGTTATTGGCGGTTATTGCTTTATATTCAATTTCAGCGGGGAAGTATGATGCCTTTATAAAACCTTTGGATAAAAAACAATACAAATTAATTAAAAAGTTTTTACCCATAGGACTTTATATTATGGACAGAATCCGATACAAGTACGCTACCCGATATGATAAGTTGCTCCTGGTAAAGATCACGGAAATTTATGGAGCAAAAGCTGCGGGCTACCATCTGAAAATCCATTGGGCCAATAAAATTGTGATTTTTATATTTGGGCTGTTTGCTGTTGCCTTTATAGGCTCAGGGATAAATGTAGATGAAGGGTCGGGTATTGATTTTACATATATTGTATTTAGTCTCTTTTTTCTTGCATGTATAGTATTTTTACATGACAGGGAACTGGAAAAAAGATTAAAGAAAAGGCGCCTTTCAATCCAAATGGATTTTCCCGGTTTTTTAAATAAACTTACCCTGTTGGTAAATGCAGGACTGACAATAAGGAGGGCCTGGGAAAAGATAGCAGAGGAAAATAATAAGGACTCGGATTTTTATAAGGAGGTGGGGATTGTAATTGGCGAGATAAATGCCGGAAAGCCTGAGTTGAAGGCATACGAAGATTTTGCAAGAAGATGCAGGATGGCTGAAGTTGCAAGGTTTATTACAATAATCCTGCAGAATATCAGAAAAGGAAACGATGAACTGGTATCCATACTGAGAGTGCTTTCCAATGAAAGCTGGGAGATGCGTAAGAACGTAGCTAAGAAACTTGGTGAAGAAGCCTCCACAAAGATGGTAATACCTTTAATGCTTATGTTTATAGCAATACTTATTATAGTTGCAACTCCTGCCATATTATCCATTTCTCAAATGTAA